The following coding sequences lie in one Mesorhizobium sp. NZP2298 genomic window:
- a CDS encoding VOC family protein, translating into MEPRISIVTIATDDLDRAVRFYETMGLRRHGGITDGVAFFQMGGAILGLFPRASAEEDSGITFAKAPSAVYLAYNTRSDAEVDEVLAMAEKAGGRIVKPAGRAFWGGWYGYFADADGHVWEVAHNPAFPIAEDGTISLPD; encoded by the coding sequence GTGGAACCGCGTATCTCCATCGTCACCATCGCTACGGACGATCTCGACCGCGCCGTGCGTTTCTACGAGACGATGGGCCTGAGACGGCATGGCGGCATCACCGACGGTGTCGCCTTCTTTCAGATGGGCGGCGCCATTCTCGGCCTGTTTCCGCGTGCCAGCGCCGAGGAGGATTCGGGTATCACCTTCGCCAAGGCGCCTTCCGCCGTCTACCTTGCCTACAACACCCGCTCCGACGCCGAAGTCGACGAAGTGCTCGCCATGGCTGAAAAAGCCGGCGGCCGCATCGTCAAGCCGGCAGGCCGTGCCTTTTGGGGCGGCTGGTACGGCTATTTCGCCGATGCCGACGGGCATGTCTGGGAAGTAGCACACAATCCGGCCTTTCCGATCGCCGAAGACGGCACGATTTCGCTGCCTGATTGA
- the rplM gene encoding 50S ribosomal protein L13 codes for MTTFSQKPADVVKKWILIDAEGLVVGRLATVIANHLRGKHKPTFTPHVDDGDNVIVINADKVVFTGKKFTDKVYYWHTGHPGGIKERTARQLLEGRFPERVVEKAVERMVPRGPLGRRQMKNLRVYAGAEHPHVAQQPEVLDVAKLNSKNKKVA; via the coding sequence ATGACAACCTTTTCGCAGAAGCCTGCGGATGTGGTGAAGAAGTGGATCCTGATCGACGCCGAAGGTCTCGTCGTTGGTCGTCTCGCCACTGTCATCGCCAATCATCTTCGCGGCAAGCACAAGCCGACCTTCACCCCGCATGTCGACGACGGCGACAATGTCATCGTCATCAATGCCGACAAGGTGGTGTTCACCGGCAAGAAGTTCACCGACAAGGTCTATTACTGGCACACCGGCCACCCCGGCGGCATCAAGGAGCGCACCGCGCGCCAGCTGCTCGAGGGTCGTTTCCCCGAGCGTGTCGTCGAGAAGGCCGTCGAGCGCATGGTGCCGCGTGGCCCGCTCGGCCGTCGCCAGATGAAGAACCTGCGCGTCTATGCAGGCGCGGAGCATCCGCATGTCGCCCAGCAGCCAGAAGTCCTCGACGTGGCCAAGCTGAATTCCAAGAACAAGAAGGTCGCATAA
- a CDS encoding PaaI family thioesterase, which translates to MPAQTNLKPVLTAAQINALMETVFPQLNENSAAYEAIDVFPGGCIVRLNAGERHLRPGGTVSGPALFTLADIGGYVCVLSHAGPDALSVTTNLNINFVRKAEAGPIDGHCRILKLGKSLMVFDIDIVAGPEGQTIAHATGTYSIPPKRSSDVVK; encoded by the coding sequence ATGCCCGCCCAGACCAACCTCAAGCCGGTGCTGACCGCAGCACAGATCAATGCGCTGATGGAGACCGTCTTTCCGCAACTCAACGAGAATTCCGCCGCCTATGAGGCGATCGACGTGTTCCCCGGCGGCTGCATCGTGCGGCTCAACGCCGGCGAGCGGCATCTGCGTCCTGGCGGCACGGTGTCGGGCCCTGCCCTGTTCACACTGGCGGACATTGGCGGCTATGTCTGCGTGCTCAGCCACGCCGGGCCGGATGCGCTCTCGGTCACCACCAACCTCAATATCAACTTCGTGCGCAAGGCCGAGGCCGGGCCGATCGATGGCCATTGCCGTATCCTGAAGCTGGGAAAGAGCCTGATGGTGTTCGACATCGACATCGTCGCCGGCCCGGAAGGTCAGACGATCGCGCACGCGACGGGCACCTATTCGATCCCGCCGAAGCGGAGTAGTGATGTGGTAAAATAA
- a CDS encoding enoyl-CoA hydratase: MAEILAIKPVAVEGPVTTRLDKGVLRLTLANPPANALSLGVMAALTAELDRAKDDKAVRVIVLSAAGKVFCAGHDLKEMTARRADADRGKTFFEETFAACATLMQAIVRHPLPVIAEVDGLATAAGLQLVASCDLAIASHEATFCTPGVNIGLFCSTPMVALSRNVSRKQAMEMLLTGETIDAATAKEFGLVNRVVPREYLNQIVTKYAQTIASKSSLVVKTGKEAFYAQAEMGLADAYAYTGRVMVENMLARDAEEGIGAFIGKRKPQWTDE; this comes from the coding sequence ATGGCCGAAATTCTTGCCATCAAGCCTGTCGCTGTCGAGGGTCCGGTCACGACCAGGCTGGACAAGGGCGTGCTGCGCCTGACCCTCGCCAATCCTCCTGCCAACGCCCTGTCGCTTGGGGTGATGGCGGCGCTGACTGCCGAACTCGACCGCGCCAAGGACGACAAGGCCGTTCGTGTCATCGTGCTGTCGGCAGCGGGAAAAGTGTTCTGCGCCGGCCATGATCTCAAGGAAATGACGGCGCGCCGCGCCGACGCCGACCGCGGCAAGACCTTCTTCGAAGAGACGTTCGCCGCTTGTGCGACGCTGATGCAGGCGATCGTGCGCCATCCCTTGCCTGTCATCGCCGAAGTCGACGGTCTGGCCACCGCCGCCGGCCTGCAACTGGTCGCCAGCTGCGACCTGGCGATCGCCTCGCATGAGGCGACCTTCTGCACGCCGGGCGTCAACATCGGCCTGTTCTGCTCGACGCCGATGGTGGCGCTGTCGCGCAACGTGTCGCGCAAGCAGGCGATGGAAATGCTGCTGACCGGCGAGACGATCGACGCGGCGACCGCCAAGGAATTCGGCTTGGTCAACCGCGTCGTGCCGCGCGAATACCTGAATCAGATCGTTACCAAATACGCGCAGACCATTGCTTCCAAATCATCTTTGGTGGTGAAGACCGGCAAGGAGGCCTTTTACGCGCAGGCCGAGATGGGGCTGGCGGACGCCTATGCCTATACCGGCCGCGTCATGGTCGAGAACATGCTGGCGCGCGACGCGGAGGAGGGCATCGGCGCCTTCATAGGCAAGCGCAAGCCGCAATGGACGGACGAGTAA
- a CDS encoding MFS transporter: MSEAIVLKPRAAYAAIVAATSLGFVVVQLDVSIVNVALNRIGAALSMGIGGLQWVVDAYTLAFASLLLVGGALGDRIGARRVFVGGMALFSVASLVCGLAQSPWVLIAARAVQGAGAALLMPCSLALLNRAYASDKPRRARAVGLWTAAGGIALSAGPVLGGFMVASFGWASIFLVNLPIGALAIWMAYRFLEETPLKAERPPIEWAGQGLVVLALFSLTGAFIETGSSGWISMAVIGGLIVAVAAGSLFLLAESRTAAPMFPLKLFASRVPAVTSLVGLAVNLTLYGTIFMLSLYFQKERHFSPEMTGLAFLPFMAAVTVSNIAAGRIAATYGPRLPMAIGLLIGATGFGLMALIQADTSYLSLLWRLLFLPVGIGLAVPAMTTALLSSVPTAMSGTASGVLNTVRQSGGAIGVALFGSALALGTIQGMRIAFLVSALAVAFSAVCAFLFIRDADHFAG; encoded by the coding sequence ATGTCCGAAGCCATCGTTCTCAAGCCCCGCGCCGCCTATGCCGCAATCGTCGCCGCGACCAGTCTCGGCTTTGTGGTGGTGCAACTCGATGTCTCAATCGTCAATGTTGCGCTGAACAGGATCGGCGCCGCACTTTCGATGGGCATAGGCGGCCTGCAATGGGTCGTCGATGCCTATACGCTCGCCTTCGCGTCGCTGCTGCTCGTCGGCGGCGCCCTCGGCGACAGGATCGGCGCCCGCCGCGTGTTTGTTGGCGGCATGGCATTGTTCAGTGTTGCTTCGCTGGTTTGCGGGCTGGCGCAGAGCCCGTGGGTGCTGATCGCGGCGCGCGCCGTGCAGGGCGCTGGTGCGGCCTTGCTGATGCCGTGTTCGCTGGCGCTCCTCAATCGCGCCTATGCCTCCGACAAGCCACGTCGGGCACGCGCCGTGGGGCTGTGGACGGCGGCTGGCGGCATTGCGCTGTCGGCCGGACCTGTGCTCGGCGGCTTCATGGTGGCATCGTTTGGCTGGGCCAGCATCTTCCTGGTCAACCTGCCTATCGGCGCTCTCGCAATCTGGATGGCTTATCGGTTTCTTGAGGAAACGCCGCTCAAGGCCGAGCGGCCGCCTATCGAATGGGCCGGCCAGGGGCTTGTCGTGCTGGCACTGTTTTCGCTGACCGGGGCCTTCATCGAAACCGGTTCGTCGGGCTGGATTTCGATGGCGGTCATCGGCGGACTGATAGTGGCGGTGGCGGCCGGAAGCCTGTTTCTGCTCGCTGAGAGCCGGACAGCGGCACCGATGTTTCCGCTCAAGCTGTTCGCCAGCCGTGTGCCGGCTGTGACCAGCCTCGTCGGGCTGGCGGTCAATTTGACGCTCTACGGCACGATCTTTATGCTCAGCCTCTACTTCCAGAAGGAAAGGCATTTTTCGCCCGAAATGACCGGGCTCGCCTTCCTGCCCTTCATGGCGGCGGTCACCGTGTCGAACATTGCCGCCGGCCGCATCGCGGCCACCTACGGCCCACGCTTGCCGATGGCGATCGGCCTGCTCATCGGGGCGACCGGTTTCGGGCTGATGGCACTGATCCAGGCCGACACGTCCTACCTGTCGCTGCTCTGGCGGCTGCTGTTCCTGCCGGTCGGCATCGGTCTTGCGGTGCCCGCCATGACCACGGCACTGTTGTCGTCAGTGCCGACGGCGATGTCGGGAACAGCCTCGGGCGTTCTGAACACAGTGCGCCAGTCGGGCGGGGCGATCGGGGTCGCGCTGTTCGGCTCGGCCTTGGCGCTGGGCACGATCCAGGGCATGCGGATTGCTTTCCTCGTCTCCGCGCTCGCCGTGGCGTTCTCGGCGGTCTGCGCATTCCTGTTCATCCGCGACGCCGACCATTTCGCCGGATAG
- the rpsI gene encoding 30S ribosomal protein S9: protein MAELSSLAELGAATGNTNTQAAAPVHVQKLDKSGRAYATGKRKNAIARVWVKPGSGKIVVNDKEFATYFARPVLQMILNQPIIASNRSGQYDIVATVVGGGLSGQAGAVRHGISKALTYYEPALRAVLKKGGFLTRDSRVVERKKYGKAKARRSFQFSKR from the coding sequence ATGGCTGAGCTTTCCTCGCTCGCAGAACTGGGCGCCGCCACCGGCAACACGAACACGCAGGCCGCGGCCCCGGTCCACGTCCAGAAGCTCGACAAGTCGGGCCGCGCCTATGCCACCGGCAAGCGCAAGAACGCCATTGCGCGCGTCTGGGTGAAGCCGGGTTCCGGCAAGATCGTCGTCAACGACAAGGAATTCGCGACCTATTTCGCGCGTCCGGTCCTGCAGATGATCCTCAACCAGCCGATCATCGCCTCCAACCGTTCGGGCCAGTACGACATCGTCGCCACGGTCGTCGGCGGCGGCCTCTCCGGCCAGGCGGGTGCGGTTCGTCACGGCATCTCCAAGGCGCTGACCTACTACGAGCCGGCGCTGCGCGCCGTGCTCAAGAAGGGCGGCTTCCTGACCCGCGACAGCCGCGTCGTCGAGCGCAAGAAGTACGGCAAGGCGAAAGCCCGCCGCAGCTTCCAGTTCTCGAAGCGCTAA